The following coding sequences lie in one Pseudomonas sp. SL4(2022) genomic window:
- the ruvA gene encoding Holliday junction branch migration protein RuvA has translation MIGRLRGTLAEKQPPYVILDINGLGYELEVPMTTLYRLPTVGEPLTLHTHLVVREDAHLLYGFFEKRERELFRELIRLNGVGPKLALALMSGLEVDELVRCVQAQDTSVLVKIPGVGKKTAERLLVELKDRFKAWETLPGMSTLVVEPRGGSAVSSAENDAVSALISLGYKPQEASRAVSAIKEDGLSSEDMIRRALKGMV, from the coding sequence GTGATCGGACGTTTGCGTGGCACCCTGGCGGAAAAGCAGCCGCCCTATGTGATTCTTGACATAAATGGTTTGGGTTATGAGCTGGAAGTGCCCATGACCACCCTGTACCGTCTGCCCACCGTCGGTGAGCCGTTGACCCTGCACACCCATCTGGTGGTGCGCGAGGATGCGCATCTGTTGTATGGCTTTTTTGAAAAGCGTGAGCGCGAGCTGTTTCGCGAGTTGATCCGCCTTAATGGGGTTGGCCCGAAACTGGCGCTGGCCCTGATGTCTGGCCTTGAGGTCGATGAGTTAGTGCGTTGTGTGCAGGCGCAGGACACGTCGGTGCTGGTGAAGATCCCAGGCGTTGGCAAGAAAACCGCCGAGCGCCTGCTGGTTGAGCTGAAAGACCGCTTCAAAGCCTGGGAAACTCTACCGGGCATGTCGACCCTGGTGGTTGAACCTCGTGGGGGGAGTGCAGTCTCAAGCGCGGAGAATGATGCGGTCAGTGCACTTATTTCGCTCGGCTACAAACCCCAGGAAGCCAGTCGCGCCGTCTCAGCGATTAAGGAAGACGGTTTGAGCAGTGAAGATATGATTCGTCGAGCCCTGAAGGGAATGGTCTAG